In the Deinococcus ficus genome, one interval contains:
- a CDS encoding DNA topology modulation protein FlaR: MKRVLVVGSPGSGKSTFSKRLAARTGLPLTHLDDLYWNRGWTQVDRAVWTRRLEGALAGESWLLDGNFSSSLLKRAYRADTVYFLMFPRARCLWQAFWRERLGRYPHGGHPPKWPSRALMLDIWGFPPQGEWQLAQLRTVPGLTIHVLRSDADVQAALDAAQPAQPSRFQ, from the coding sequence GTGAAGCGCGTTCTGGTGGTCGGCAGTCCCGGGTCCGGGAAAAGCACGTTCTCGAAGCGGCTCGCCGCGCGCACCGGGCTGCCCCTCACGCACCTGGACGACCTGTACTGGAACCGCGGCTGGACCCAGGTGGACCGCGCGGTCTGGACCCGGCGCCTGGAAGGGGCGCTGGCGGGCGAATCGTGGCTGCTGGACGGGAACTTCAGCAGCAGCCTGCTGAAGCGCGCGTACCGGGCGGACACCGTGTACTTCCTGATGTTCCCCCGCGCGCGGTGCCTGTGGCAGGCCTTCTGGCGGGAGCGGCTGGGCCGTTACCCGCACGGCGGGCACCCGCCCAAGTGGCCGTCCCGGGCGCTGATGCTGGACATCTGGGGCTTCCCGCCGCAGGGCGAGTGGCAGCTCGCGCAGCTGCGGACGGTACCGGGCCTGACCATTCACGTGCTGCGCTCCGACGCGGACGTGCAGGCGGCACTGGACGCCGCACAGCCTGCTCAGCCCAGCCGCTTCCAGTAG
- a CDS encoding GNAT family N-acetyltransferase, with amino-acid sequence MPELRPLTLTPDTVTALADLLTATVAAGGSVGFMHPLPPEDARAFWTASLQAAGRDERVVYGAFQDGRLVGTLTLLLAFPPNQPHRAELAKMMTHPRARGQGVASALVRAAETEAARRGKTLLVLDTASEEGAGPFYEKLGYTLTGLVPDFALKPHGGLTGTLFYWKRLG; translated from the coding sequence ATGCCCGAGCTGCGCCCCCTGACCCTCACGCCGGACACCGTGACGGCCCTGGCCGACCTGCTCACCGCGACCGTCGCGGCCGGCGGGTCGGTGGGCTTCATGCACCCCCTCCCGCCGGAGGACGCCCGCGCCTTCTGGACCGCGTCGCTCCAGGCCGCCGGGCGGGACGAGCGGGTCGTGTACGGCGCCTTCCAGGACGGGAGGCTGGTCGGCACGCTGACCCTGCTGCTCGCCTTCCCGCCCAACCAGCCGCACCGCGCGGAACTCGCGAAGATGATGACCCACCCCCGCGCGCGCGGGCAGGGCGTCGCGTCCGCGCTGGTGCGCGCCGCCGAAACCGAGGCTGCCCGGCGCGGCAAGACCCTGCTCGTGCTCGACACCGCCTCCGAGGAGGGCGCCGGACCCTTCTACGAGAAGCTCGGGTACACCCTGACCGGACTGGTGCCCGACTTCGCGCTGAAACCCCACGGGGGCCTGACCGGCACGCTGTTCTACTGGAAGCGGCTGGGCTGA